The Microcystis aeruginosa NIES-843 sequence CTGAATAATATTCGGTAAAAATCTATGATCGGAACTGCCTTCTGTAGCTAAGGCAATAATTATTTGTTTGATTTTTTTTGCCATCTTAATTGATTTACGTTAATTGGTTTTGTTGATTTTTAATATTTTTAATCGCACTTTCAGCATCAGCAGTTTTTAGATATTCGACAACTTCCGAGAGAGTTAGCTTGGCCTCATTTTCGGAGAAAAATAAGGTTAATTGCTTTTTATTCTCTTTGATAACAGGGTGAAAATTACTGCTTTTCATCTTAATTCGCTTCCCTTCAATAGTGGATATTATAGTGGTAAGTTGAGAAAGCCAAATGCTGACATTTTTATCATCTTGCCAATTAATTAATTGACTCACCAGAACCGGAGAATGAGTGTTCACTATTACTTGGCGTAAAGGCATTTCAGTATCTTCAAAATCGACAGTTAGCTCTTTTAATAATCTTGCCATTGCTTGAATACGAAAAGGATGGATGCCATTTTCTGGCTCTTCAAAACACAGTAATCCTGTGTGTTGTCGGTCGTATTGCAGGACACATAATGTTAATAAACGTAGGGTTCCTTCGGAAAGCACTCTCGAAGAAAACTCCCGACCATCATCACCTTTTACCTTGATAATAAATTGTCGATTTGCTTTGTCGTCATAAACATTAACTTCTGTAAGATTCGGTAGCAGATTATTGAGATCACGGGAAATTGCTGTGAGGGTATATTCATCATCTTGTTTGATGCGAAATAAAGCAGCGGCTAAATTCTTTCCGCTTGCTGTTATTGTATCTCTGATGCCCATATCTTGACGCGTAGGTTCTCGCAGATCTTCGGGATTAAGCTGCATAAACTTCCAACTCAGCATTTCTTGTTTGGCGGCTAATATATGTTTAAAATCTATGGTATTAATGCTGCTTAAAACAGTTTGTGATGCGTTTTTTGCGGGAAATACTTTTTTATTTCCTTGTTGACCGTCTTGAGGTACAACAATGGTAGCAATACCATTAATATCTTCAGTCTTAATATAAGGAATGGCTCTCCTACCCGTTACTACTTTTGGTCGCCAAGTTTCCAATACTGTCTTAGGAATATAATTTTTTACCCAATTATCTTCATTGTGCTTTAAGTTTTCTAAACTTTCATAAACAATATACAAGTTTTCAAAGCCACTTATATTAGACTCTCGTTTAATTTTTAATTGATAGCGTAATCTTGTATATTTAAGATCGACTTCCCCACCCCAATTATCTTTTACCTTGCGATTGACTAACATTTCAACTATAAATTCCATTTCCGTGGCGTAGTCGTCCTCATCATATTGGGTAAAAAGTTCGCTAGGATGTCCTCGTTGCTCGCTAAAAGCCGTCTTCAGATCCACTTCTGCCAGCCGCGCCAACAATTGCAAAGCATCAAATAAATTACTCTTACCAGAAGCATTAACCCCAGCAACTACAGTAAGCGGCGTGAATACCATTTCAAAATTATGAAAGGATTTAAAGCCATGAATTTTAATATAAGTAATCATAGTTTTAGGCGATAGGTAATATTAAAACATCAGCGCAATATTTAACCATACTGGAAAATCTTCTCAACTTTCGCCTGATACTGTCCTACTATAATCTAGACATTGGTTTACAGAGGTAGTGCGATGCCGCCGATTTTGTCGGGTGCGTTACCTGCCGCAACGAGGGAGAACGCACCTTACTGATCGATTCCTGAGAGTAT is a genomic window containing:
- a CDS encoding AAA family ATPase, which codes for MITYIKIHGFKSFHNFEMVFTPLTVVAGVNASGKSNLFDALQLLARLAEVDLKTAFSEQRGHPSELFTQYDEDDYATEMEFIVEMLVNRKVKDNWGGEVDLKYTRLRYQLKIKRESNISGFENLYIVYESLENLKHNEDNWVKNYIPKTVLETWRPKVVTGRRAIPYIKTEDINGIATIVVPQDGQQGNKKVFPAKNASQTVLSSINTIDFKHILAAKQEMLSWKFMQLNPEDLREPTRQDMGIRDTITASGKNLAAALFRIKQDDEYTLTAISRDLNNLLPNLTEVNVYDDKANRQFIIKVKGDDGREFSSRVLSEGTLRLLTLCVLQYDRQHTGLLCFEEPENGIHPFRIQAMARLLKELTVDFEDTEMPLRQVIVNTHSPVLVSQLINWQDDKNVSIWLSQLTTIISTIEGKRIKMKSSNFHPVIKENKKQLTLFFSENEAKLTLSEVVEYLKTADAESAIKNIKNQQNQLT